One genomic segment of Capricornis sumatraensis isolate serow.1 chromosome 6, serow.2, whole genome shotgun sequence includes these proteins:
- the SPINK4 gene encoding serine protease inhibitor Kazal-type 4, which translates to MAARLWIVALALVVLFLVDREVSVSAEKMVFWRMPICEHMVESPVCPQTYDPVCGTDGVTYESECKLCLARIKNRQDIQILKDGKC; encoded by the exons ATGGCTGCCCGCCTGTGGATAGTTGCCCTGGCCTTGGTTGTTCTCTTCCTTGTGGACAGGG aGGTGTCCGTGTCGGCAGAAAAGATGGTTTTCTGGAGAATG CCCATCTGTGAACACATGGTAGAGTCTCCAGTCTGCCCCCAGACATATGACCCGGTCTGTGGCACTGATGGGGTCACGTATGAGAGTGAATGCAAGCTCTGCTTGGCTCGGAT AAAAAACAGACAGGACATCCAGATCCTGAAGGATGGGAAATGCTGA